The genomic stretch CCATCCCTTCCCAAAGCGCACGCATGCGCGCAACCGCCTCTTCGTCACTGCCTTCAACCGGAACCAGCAGGCTCCAGCGGTTATCAAACAGCTCGGCAAAGCCCGCTTCAGGGCCGGAATGTTCAGTGCCGGCCAGGGGATGCGCCGGGACAAAATGAACGCCATCGGGGATATGCGGCGCCACAGCTTCGATCACATGGCCCTTGACCGATCCCACATCTGACACAGTTGCACCGGGTTTGAGCAACGGTCCAATTTCGGCCATGACTGGCCCCATGGCCCCTACGGGCACACAGAGCACCACCAGATCAGCATCCGCGACGGCCTCGGCGGCGCTGTCGCAGACGCGATCACACAGCCCGATGCGCCGGGCGGTTTCGCGAGTTTCGGCGCTACGGGCATAGCCCGTGACCTCGCCCGCCAAGCCGCGCCGTTTCATCGCCCAGAACATTGAGGAGGCAATCAGGCCCAGACCAATCAGCGCCACCCGGTTGTAGACAACCTCACTCATGCGGCACCCTGCTGTGTTTTGAACTCAGAAATGGCCTTAATCAGCCGGTGGCAGGCCGCCTCGTCACCAATGGTGATGCGCAATGCGGCGGGCAGGTTATAGCCGCCCACCCGGCGCACAATCAGCCCCTGGGTTTGCAGGTAAGTGTCACAGGCCTCAGCCTCGGTCTGGCTGGCAAACCGCGCCAGAATGAAATTGGTGCAGGAGGTATCCGACGCCACCCCCAGCTCTGCCAGCGCCGCCGCCAACCAGCTGCGCCATTTGGCGTTTTCATTGCGGCAATGGTCGATATAGGCGCGATCACGCACTGCGACCTCTGCCCCGGCCAGGGCTGTGGCAGAGACATTAAAAGGCCCGCGCACCCGGTTCAGCACATCAATAATGGCTGCTGGGCCATAGCCCCAGCCAACCCGCGCGCCGCCCAATCCGTAAATCTTGGAAAAGGTCCGCGTCATAAAGATGTTGTCCCGGGTCGCAATCAGATCCGCGCCAGCGTCAAAGCCTTCGACATATTCCGCGTAGGCACCATCCAATACCAACAGCACGCCTTTGGGCAGCCCATCGGCGAGACGAGCAACCTCAGCGGCAGAAATCATCGTGCCGGTGGGATTGTTGGGGTTGGCGATAAACACCAGCTTGGTATGTTCCGAACATCCCGCCAGTAGGGCGTCCACATCGGTCACCCGCTCACGCTCCTTGACCTCGACCGGCGTGGCACCAGCGGCCAGAGCACTGATGCGATACATGGCAAACCCATGTTCGGTATAGAGCACCTCATCACCGGGACCTGCAAAACACTGGCACAAAAAGGCGATGATCTCATCGCTGCCCGCACCACAGATGATCTGCTCCGGGTTCAGTCCCTCGACTTCACCAATGGCCTGACGCAGGGCCTGATGGTCCGAGCTGGGATAGCGATGCATATTTGCCGCCGCCTCTTGCATGGCTGTAATCGCAAGCGGGCTTGGCCCCAGTGGGTTTTCATTGGAGGAGAGCTTTACGGTGTTGCTCACCCCCGCCACATGGGCCGCGCCGCTCTGATAGAGAGCGATATCCATAATACCGGGCTGCGGCGTAATCTGGGTCATACTTCGGGCTCCTTGGTTCCCCCCCGTAATAGCGAGGCGCAAGCCAATGGGAAAGCCGCAAGATGCCCCCTCTCAAATCCAGCTGCGTCAGATCCACCGCCGGGAGAAGGCGCCAAAGAGCCGCCCATTGCACAGCTCCCCGCGCCCCCGGCTGATTACTTGGCTTTTTCCAGCTTTTTCAACTTGGCTTCGGCCTGTTTTTCCACCATGTCGGTCAGCTCTTTGCGCAGTTTTGCATCCTTGCGCATGGCCTCCTCCATGGTTTTTTGCAGCACCTTGGCAGATTGCGTCCCGTCTGAGCTTTCAAGAGCTTTATTGGCGTAGGCGACAAAGACCTTATCCTGAAGCCCCTCAGCGATATCGGCATAGATCTTTGGTCCGTGCTTTTTGGCAAATTCCTCTACCGCATCAGCGCCATATTTTTTGACCAAATCCCCTTTCCAGACCGAATCCATTGCCCGGGGGATTAGTTTCTGGGCCAAAAAGCCCTGGGAATTTGCCACATAGTTAGAGCCAAATTGCGAAACCGACTTCATCGGTCCCGAGGCCATGATGCCCCCTGACAGGATCTTGACCACCGCGTCTGTGAACTCTTTCTGGTTCGGCGCGCGGCCTTTTTCTACCAGTGGTTTGAACAGCATGATCGCCTCTTTGGCGGCATTTTTGATCATTTCCTGCCCAATAGTGGTGGTGAACACCTTCTCCATAAACACGGTCAGCGACTTTTGTGAGAAGGTCTGGAACATCTTGCCCGGCAGTTGCGCGGCGACCTTGCCGGCAACACCTTTCAGGAAAGCGCCCCCTAGCTTACCCCCGGCGGCACCAGCCGCCCCTGCAAACATCGTATCCAGGGCAACTTTCTTGGCTGCGCCCTCCCAGGTGACCTTATTGCCGGCAAGGTATTCCCCGTACTGGCCAGCGCTGGATTTCATCGCCTCGGTGCCGGCAGCTGCGATCGCATGGGCCTTGACCGGGTTCATGCCTTTGGTGGCCACCAACCGTGCCGTGGCGTAGACCTCGATCACCGTAAAGGAGGTTTCGCGCACGATCTCCAGGGTGAAAACCGCCTTGCTCGCCGTGCCAATGCGGGCCTTGATAAATTTGTCAAAGGCCTTTTGCCCGGTGTTATAGACCCGCGTGGCCTTGGCATCCTGTTTTTGTATCTTAGCCCAATCCGGTTTGGAGCGGTTCACCAGGGCTTTTAGGTTGCCAGCTTCGGAACGGGCGTTCAAAATCGGGGTCCAGGGCGGGTCGGTGTCATCGTTCAGCGTCGACATGGTGAATTCGGCAATCGCCATCATCATGCCATCCTCGGCCTGGCGGGTTTTCTCCACGTCATTGCAGAAATCCACCCAGGTTTCCGCCTGCCCCAGCATCATGTTGGCCTTGGACAGGATCTCATGCTTGAGCGCCTTTTCTTTGGCCTCGAACTCGCGCACTTCGACCTGTTTGGTCTTGCCCTCTTCCTTGACCTCATAGACCGCGACCTTTTGGTCATTGGCAATCATCGCCTGCAGTTTTGCCAGCCCCGCCTTCCAGGTCCGCATTCCCGGATCCACAATACCATCCGGCTTTTTGAACCCGAGCGCGTTTTTCTGGAAGCTGCGGATATCTTTA from Phaeobacter sp. G2 encodes the following:
- the hisC gene encoding histidinol-phosphate transaminase, with product MTQITPQPGIMDIALYQSGAAHVAGVSNTVKLSSNENPLGPSPLAITAMQEAAANMHRYPSSDHQALRQAIGEVEGLNPEQIICGAGSDEIIAFLCQCFAGPGDEVLYTEHGFAMYRISALAAGATPVEVKERERVTDVDALLAGCSEHTKLVFIANPNNPTGTMISAAEVARLADGLPKGVLLVLDGAYAEYVEGFDAGADLIATRDNIFMTRTFSKIYGLGGARVGWGYGPAAIIDVLNRVRGPFNVSATALAGAEVAVRDRAYIDHCRNENAKWRSWLAAALAELGVASDTSCTNFILARFASQTEAEACDTYLQTQGLIVRRVGGYNLPAALRITIGDEAACHRLIKAISEFKTQQGAA
- a CDS encoding peptidoglycan-binding protein → MALNLSAPVGDKNRITKPDAKSGEGKFKPVKNAPADVELVRLMLKANGFANIAISKKCDAGLIKDIRSFQKNALGFKKPDGIVDPGMRTWKAGLAKLQAMIANDQKVAVYEVKEEGKTKQVEVREFEAKEKALKHEILSKANMMLGQAETWVDFCNDVEKTRQAEDGMMMAIAEFTMSTLNDDTDPPWTPILNARSEAGNLKALVNRSKPDWAKIQKQDAKATRVYNTGQKAFDKFIKARIGTASKAVFTLEIVRETSFTVIEVYATARLVATKGMNPVKAHAIAAAGTEAMKSSAGQYGEYLAGNKVTWEGAAKKVALDTMFAGAAGAAGGKLGGAFLKGVAGKVAAQLPGKMFQTFSQKSLTVFMEKVFTTTIGQEMIKNAAKEAIMLFKPLVEKGRAPNQKEFTDAVVKILSGGIMASGPMKSVSQFGSNYVANSQGFLAQKLIPRAMDSVWKGDLVKKYGADAVEEFAKKHGPKIYADIAEGLQDKVFVAYANKALESSDGTQSAKVLQKTMEEAMRKDAKLRKELTDMVEKQAEAKLKKLEKAK
- a CDS encoding prephenate/arogenate dehydrogenase family protein; protein product: MSEVVYNRVALIGLGLIASSMFWAMKRRGLAGEVTGYARSAETRETARRIGLCDRVCDSAAEAVADADLVVLCVPVGAMGPVMAEIGPLLKPGATVSDVGSVKGHVIEAVAPHIPDGVHFVPAHPLAGTEHSGPEAGFAELFDNRWSLLVPVEGSDEEAVARMRALWEGMGANVDEMDADHHDLVLAVTSHAPHLIAYTMVGVADDLRRVTDSEVIKYSAAGFRDFTRIAASDPTMWRDVFLTNKEATLEILGRFTEELFALQRAIRTGDGDHLHDYFTRTRAIRRGIIEAGQDTAAADFGRAHKP